Proteins encoded within one genomic window of Gadus chalcogrammus isolate NIFS_2021 chromosome 6, NIFS_Gcha_1.0, whole genome shotgun sequence:
- the figla gene encoding factor in the germline alpha isoform X1 — translation MKVPPAELMSDILLRVRGEAVLPVHSSIAKFKRKDGMYVVAEDYSEIVKKREIVNAKERLRIRNLNTMFFRLKRMVPLMRPDHKPSKVDTLKAASEYIRLLVAVLQDTEKGDTTGGTDFLKKAISYGNAEAMNSGLWEEDDLNDLSELKMSEGYTLTLPVGAYGGEQADLNGLLLQHCVVPTYQFIIQIAPDQLCPKSPKYMVILMTHFQIFLQVTSKMAVFTYDGPTQLNAPTGRLIYRSCIGVDTCDVDMET, via the exons ATGAAGGTTCCACCGGCGGAACTGATGAGTGATATACTGCTgcgggtgaggggggaggctgTCCTCCCTGTTCACAGCAGCATTGCAAAGTTCAAACGTAAGGATGGCATGTATGTGGTCGCCGAGGACTACAGTGAAATTGTGAAAAAAAGGGAAATTGTGAACGCCAAAGAACGTCTGCGG ATTAGGAACCTGAACACCATGTTCTTCCGCTTGAAGCGCATGGTGCCCCTCATGCGCCCCGACCACAAGCCAAGCAAAGTGGACACACTCAAGGCGGCCTCCGAATACATCCGATTGCTAGTGGCCGTGCTTCAGGACACTGAAAAG GGAGACACCACCGGCGGGACTGACTTCCTGAAGAAGGCCATTAGTTATGGAAATGCTGAGGCCATGAACAGTGGCTTGTGGGAAGAAGACGAT TTAAATGACCTGTCAGAGCTGAAGATGTCCGAGGGATACACGCTGACTTTGCCTGTCGGAGCCTATGGGGGAGAGCAAGCCGACCTCAAtggactgctgctgcaacactgtGTGGTGCCCACCTACCAGTTCATCATCCAGATTGCACCCGATCAG CTTTGCCCGAAAAGCCCCAAATACATGGTGATTTTGATGACCCATTTCCAAATCTTCCTTCAAGTGACGTCCAAGATGGCAGTGTTTACTTATGATGGTCCCACCCAGTTGAACGCACcaactggtaggctgatctatcgGTCATGCATCGGGGTAGACACTTGTGATGTCGATATGGAGACCTGA
- the figla gene encoding factor in the germline alpha isoform X2 encodes MKVPPAELMSDILLRVRGEAVLPVHSSIAKFKRKDGMYVVAEDYSEIVKKREIVNAKERLRIRNLNTMFFRLKRMVPLMRPDHKPSKVDTLKAASEYIRLLVAVLQDTEKGDTTGGTDFLKKAISYGNAEAMNSGLWEEDDLNDLSELKMSEGYTLTLPVGAYGGEQADLNGLLLQHCVVPTYQFIIQIAPDQNSPLS; translated from the exons ATGAAGGTTCCACCGGCGGAACTGATGAGTGATATACTGCTgcgggtgaggggggaggctgTCCTCCCTGTTCACAGCAGCATTGCAAAGTTCAAACGTAAGGATGGCATGTATGTGGTCGCCGAGGACTACAGTGAAATTGTGAAAAAAAGGGAAATTGTGAACGCCAAAGAACGTCTGCGG ATTAGGAACCTGAACACCATGTTCTTCCGCTTGAAGCGCATGGTGCCCCTCATGCGCCCCGACCACAAGCCAAGCAAAGTGGACACACTCAAGGCGGCCTCCGAATACATCCGATTGCTAGTGGCCGTGCTTCAGGACACTGAAAAG GGAGACACCACCGGCGGGACTGACTTCCTGAAGAAGGCCATTAGTTATGGAAATGCTGAGGCCATGAACAGTGGCTTGTGGGAAGAAGACGAT TTAAATGACCTGTCAGAGCTGAAGATGTCCGAGGGATACACGCTGACTTTGCCTGTCGGAGCCTATGGGGGAGAGCAAGCCGACCTCAAtggactgctgctgcaacactgtGTGGTGCCCACCTACCAGTTCATCATCCAGATTGCACCCGATCAG AATTCTCCTTTGAGCTAA
- the figla gene encoding factor in the germline alpha isoform X4, whose translation MKVPPAELMSDILLRVRGEAVLPVHSSIAKFKRKDGMYVVAEDYSEIVKKREIVNAKERLRIRNLNTMFFRLKRMVPLMRPDHKPSKVDTLKAASEYIRLLVAVLQDTEKGDTTGGTDFLKKAISYGNAEAMNSGLWEEDDLNDLSELKMSEGYTLTLPVGAYGGEQADLNGLLLQHCVVPTYQFIIQIAPDQF comes from the exons ATGAAGGTTCCACCGGCGGAACTGATGAGTGATATACTGCTgcgggtgaggggggaggctgTCCTCCCTGTTCACAGCAGCATTGCAAAGTTCAAACGTAAGGATGGCATGTATGTGGTCGCCGAGGACTACAGTGAAATTGTGAAAAAAAGGGAAATTGTGAACGCCAAAGAACGTCTGCGG ATTAGGAACCTGAACACCATGTTCTTCCGCTTGAAGCGCATGGTGCCCCTCATGCGCCCCGACCACAAGCCAAGCAAAGTGGACACACTCAAGGCGGCCTCCGAATACATCCGATTGCTAGTGGCCGTGCTTCAGGACACTGAAAAG GGAGACACCACCGGCGGGACTGACTTCCTGAAGAAGGCCATTAGTTATGGAAATGCTGAGGCCATGAACAGTGGCTTGTGGGAAGAAGACGAT TTAAATGACCTGTCAGAGCTGAAGATGTCCGAGGGATACACGCTGACTTTGCCTGTCGGAGCCTATGGGGGAGAGCAAGCCGACCTCAAtggactgctgctgcaacactgtGTGGTGCCCACCTACCAGTTCATCATCCAGATTGCACCCGATCAG TTTTGA
- the figla gene encoding factor in the germline alpha isoform X5 — MKVPPAELMSDILLRVRGEAVLPVHSSIAKFKRKDGMYVVAEDYSEIVKKREIVNAKERLRIRNLNTMFFRLKRMVPLMRPDHKPSKVDTLKAASEYIRLLVAVLQDTEKGDTTGGTDFLKKAISYGNAEAMNSGLWEEDDLNDLSELKMSEGYTLTLPVGAYGGEQADLNGLLLQHCVVPTYQFIIQIAPDQ; from the exons ATGAAGGTTCCACCGGCGGAACTGATGAGTGATATACTGCTgcgggtgaggggggaggctgTCCTCCCTGTTCACAGCAGCATTGCAAAGTTCAAACGTAAGGATGGCATGTATGTGGTCGCCGAGGACTACAGTGAAATTGTGAAAAAAAGGGAAATTGTGAACGCCAAAGAACGTCTGCGG ATTAGGAACCTGAACACCATGTTCTTCCGCTTGAAGCGCATGGTGCCCCTCATGCGCCCCGACCACAAGCCAAGCAAAGTGGACACACTCAAGGCGGCCTCCGAATACATCCGATTGCTAGTGGCCGTGCTTCAGGACACTGAAAAG GGAGACACCACCGGCGGGACTGACTTCCTGAAGAAGGCCATTAGTTATGGAAATGCTGAGGCCATGAACAGTGGCTTGTGGGAAGAAGACGAT TTAAATGACCTGTCAGAGCTGAAGATGTCCGAGGGATACACGCTGACTTTGCCTGTCGGAGCCTATGGGGGAGAGCAAGCCGACCTCAAtggactgctgctgcaacactgtGTGGTGCCCACCTACCAGTTCATCATCCAGATTGCACCCGATCAG TGA
- the figla gene encoding factor in the germline alpha isoform X3, whose protein sequence is MKVPPAELMSDILLRVRGEAVLPVHSSIAKFKRKDGMYVVAEDYSEIVKKREIVNAKERLRIRNLNTMFFRLKRMVPLMRPDHKPSKVDTLKAASEYIRLLVAVLQDTEKGDTTGGTDFLKKAISYGNAEAMNSGLWEEDDLNDLSELKMSEGYTLTLPVGAYGGEQADLNGLLLQHCVVPTYQFIIQIAPDQED, encoded by the exons ATGAAGGTTCCACCGGCGGAACTGATGAGTGATATACTGCTgcgggtgaggggggaggctgTCCTCCCTGTTCACAGCAGCATTGCAAAGTTCAAACGTAAGGATGGCATGTATGTGGTCGCCGAGGACTACAGTGAAATTGTGAAAAAAAGGGAAATTGTGAACGCCAAAGAACGTCTGCGG ATTAGGAACCTGAACACCATGTTCTTCCGCTTGAAGCGCATGGTGCCCCTCATGCGCCCCGACCACAAGCCAAGCAAAGTGGACACACTCAAGGCGGCCTCCGAATACATCCGATTGCTAGTGGCCGTGCTTCAGGACACTGAAAAG GGAGACACCACCGGCGGGACTGACTTCCTGAAGAAGGCCATTAGTTATGGAAATGCTGAGGCCATGAACAGTGGCTTGTGGGAAGAAGACGAT TTAAATGACCTGTCAGAGCTGAAGATGTCCGAGGGATACACGCTGACTTTGCCTGTCGGAGCCTATGGGGGAGAGCAAGCCGACCTCAAtggactgctgctgcaacactgtGTGGTGCCCACCTACCAGTTCATCATCCAGATTGCACCCGATCAG gaagactag